One region of Erwinia tracheiphila genomic DNA includes:
- the pgi gene encoding glucose-6-phosphate isomerase, with amino-acid sequence MKSINPTQTAAWQALEQHFGEMKDVQIAELFARDSERFSAFSATFDDLMLVDFSKNRITRETLSKLQDLAKETDLQGAIESMFSGEKINRTEDRAVLHVALRNRSNTPIIVDGKDVMPEVNAVLEKMKSFSERIISGEWKGYTGKTITDVVNIGIGGSDLGPFMVTEALRPYKNHLNMHFVSNVDGTHIAETVKDLSPETTLFLVASKTFTTQETMTNAHSARDWFLKAAGDEQHVAKHFAALSTNGKAVGEFGIDTANMFEFWDWVGGRYSLWSAIGLSIILSIGFDNFEKLLSGAHAMDQHFAVTPVEQNLPVTLALIGIWYNNFFDAETEAILPYDQYMHRFAAYFQQGNMESNGKYVDRNGQPVTYQTGPIIWGEPGTNGQHAFYQLIHQGTKLIPCDFIAPAVTHNQLGDHHDKLLSNFFAQTEALAFGKSRDVVAQEFTDAGKDAQSVAHIVPFKVFEGNRPTNSILLREITPFSLGALIALYEHKIFTQGAILNIFTFDQWGVELGKQLANRILPELSGHEAVSSHDSSTNGLINRYKNWRD; translated from the coding sequence ATGAAAAGTATTAATCCGACACAAACCGCTGCCTGGCAGGCGCTGGAGCAGCATTTTGGTGAGATGAAAGACGTGCAGATAGCCGAGCTGTTTGCCCGGGACAGCGAGCGATTCTCAGCTTTTTCTGCCACCTTTGACGATCTGATGCTGGTGGATTTTTCCAAAAACCGCATCACGCGTGAAACCCTCAGCAAATTACAGGATCTGGCGAAAGAAACCGATCTGCAGGGTGCGATCGAGTCGATGTTTTCCGGCGAAAAAATTAACCGTACTGAAGATCGTGCCGTGCTGCATGTTGCCCTGCGCAACCGCAGTAATACGCCGATCATCGTTGACGGCAAGGATGTGATGCCAGAGGTGAATGCGGTACTGGAGAAGATGAAATCGTTCTCTGAGCGCATTATCAGCGGTGAGTGGAAAGGCTATACCGGTAAGACGATCACCGACGTGGTTAATATCGGTATCGGCGGTTCCGATTTGGGACCATTTATGGTGACGGAAGCGCTGCGTCCCTATAAAAACCATCTGAACATGCATTTTGTTTCTAACGTTGACGGTACGCACATTGCGGAAACGGTTAAGGACCTCAGCCCGGAAACAACACTGTTCCTGGTGGCATCCAAAACTTTTACCACTCAGGAAACCATGACCAACGCGCACAGCGCCCGTGACTGGTTCCTGAAAGCGGCGGGTGATGAGCAGCATGTGGCCAAACACTTTGCGGCGCTCTCTACCAACGGCAAAGCGGTCGGTGAGTTCGGTATCGATACGGCTAACATGTTTGAGTTCTGGGACTGGGTGGGGGGCCGTTATTCACTGTGGTCTGCCATTGGCCTGTCCATCATCCTGTCGATTGGATTCGACAATTTTGAAAAATTGCTGAGTGGTGCGCATGCCATGGATCAGCACTTCGCTGTCACGCCAGTGGAGCAGAATCTGCCGGTTACGCTGGCGCTAATCGGTATTTGGTACAACAATTTCTTTGATGCCGAAACCGAAGCTATCCTGCCTTACGATCAGTACATGCACCGCTTTGCTGCATATTTTCAACAGGGAAATATGGAGTCTAACGGTAAATATGTCGATCGTAACGGGCAGCCGGTGACGTATCAAACTGGCCCGATTATCTGGGGAGAACCTGGAACAAACGGCCAACATGCGTTTTATCAGCTTATTCATCAGGGAACCAAGCTGATTCCCTGTGATTTTATTGCACCTGCCGTCACCCACAATCAACTTGGCGACCATCACGACAAACTGCTGTCAAACTTCTTTGCTCAAACGGAAGCGCTGGCGTTTGGTAAATCGCGTGATGTGGTGGCACAGGAATTTACAGACGCGGGGAAAGATGCGCAGTCCGTCGCGCATATCGTGCCATTTAAGGTTTTTGAAGGGAATCGCCCAACCAACTCAATCCTTCTGCGCGAGATCACGCCCTTTAGCCTTGGCGCATTGATTGCGTTGTACGAACACAAAATTTTTACCCAAGGGGCGATCCTTAATATCTTCACCTTTGACCAGTGGGGCGTTGAGCTGGGTAAACAGCTTGCTAATCGCATTCTGCCCGAGCTTTCTGGTCATGAAGCGGTTAGCAGCCACGATAGTTCAACCAACGGGCTAATCAACCGTTATAAAAACTGGCGAGATTAA
- the lysC gene encoding lysine-sensitive aspartokinase 3: MSQSSLIVAKFGGTSVADFAAMNRSADVVLRDPNVRLVVLSASAGVTNLLVSLSDSKEHEQRVHLLDEIRRIQYAIIDRLDQPAVIREEIDHLLENITMLSEAAALATSNALTDELVSHGELMSSLLFVEVLRQRKVASGWLDVRKVMRTSDRFGRAEPDVALLAELAQAQLTSRLSEEIIVTQGFIGSEAKGRTTTLGRGGSDYTAALLGEALYASRIDIWTDVAGIYTTDPRVVPAAKRIDEITFEEAAEMATFGAKVLHPATLLPAVRRNIPVFVGSSKDPAAGGTRVCNQMQNPPLFRALALRRKQTLLTLHSLNMLHARGFLVEVFAILARHNISVDLITTSEVSVALTLDTTGSTSTGKSLLTQPLLTELSSLCRVEVEENLALIAIIGNNLSRACGVGKEVFGVLEPFNLRLICYGASSYNLCFLVPGNDAEQVVQTLHHNLFE; the protein is encoded by the coding sequence ATGTCCCAATCTTCATTAATCGTGGCGAAATTTGGCGGTACCAGCGTTGCCGATTTTGCCGCGATGAATCGCAGTGCTGATGTCGTACTGCGCGATCCCAATGTCCGTCTGGTGGTGCTTTCTGCCTCCGCAGGCGTGACCAATTTGCTGGTTTCCCTGTCTGATAGCAAGGAACACGAACAGCGTGTCCACCTGCTGGATGAGATTCGCCGTATTCAATACGCCATTATTGATCGGTTAGATCAGCCGGCTGTCATCCGTGAAGAAATCGATCACCTGCTGGAAAATATCACCATGCTGTCGGAGGCCGCAGCGCTGGCCACATCTAACGCGCTGACGGACGAACTGGTTAGCCACGGCGAACTGATGTCCAGCCTGCTGTTTGTGGAAGTGCTACGCCAGCGCAAGGTGGCGTCTGGCTGGTTAGACGTCCGCAAGGTTATGCGCACCAGCGACCGTTTTGGCCGTGCAGAACCCGATGTGGCGCTGCTGGCAGAACTGGCTCAGGCACAGTTGACCTCGCGGCTGTCTGAGGAAATTATTGTTACTCAGGGCTTTATCGGTAGTGAGGCAAAAGGCCGCACCACTACATTGGGTCGGGGCGGCAGCGATTACACCGCAGCACTGCTTGGCGAGGCGCTTTATGCCAGCCGGATCGACATCTGGACCGATGTGGCAGGCATTTACACCACCGATCCCCGCGTGGTGCCTGCCGCAAAACGCATTGATGAAATCACCTTTGAAGAAGCGGCCGAGATGGCGACCTTTGGTGCAAAAGTGCTGCACCCGGCCACGCTGTTACCTGCGGTTCGCCGTAACATCCCAGTGTTTGTCGGTTCCAGTAAGGATCCCGCCGCTGGCGGCACCCGTGTCTGTAACCAGATGCAAAATCCCCCACTGTTCAGAGCGCTGGCCCTGCGCCGTAAACAAACGCTGTTGACGCTCCACAGTTTAAATATGCTGCACGCTCGCGGCTTTCTGGTTGAGGTCTTCGCTATTCTGGCTCGTCATAACATATCGGTTGACCTGATTACCACGTCGGAAGTGAGTGTCGCCCTGACGCTGGATACCACCGGGTCAACCTCAACAGGTAAAAGCCTGCTGACTCAGCCCTTGCTCACCGAGCTTTCATCGCTATGTCGGGTAGAAGTGGAAGAGAATCTGGCGCTGATTGCTATTATTGGCAACAATCTTTCCAGGGCATGCGGCGTGGGCAAAGAAGTGTTTGGCGTACTGGAACCGTTTAATCTGCGACTGATTTGTTACGGTGCCAGCAGCTACAATCTTTGCTTCCTGGTACCGGGCAACGATGCCGAACAGGTGGTCCAGACGCTGCACCATAATTTGTTTGAATAA
- the panS gene encoding ketopantoate/pantoate/pantothenate transporter PanS, whose protein sequence is MFAMITRLFPLWAVLLSAVAYYQPAPFLSIGPWVTYLLMLIMFGMGVTLNINDFKRVLTRPAPILAGTFLHYLVMPLGAWALATLFNMPADLAAGMILVGSVASGTASNMMIYLAKGDVALSVTISSVSALVGVFATPLLTKLYVDTHIQVDVVGMLLSIVKIVVVPISVGLMIHHACHDWVKRVAPYLPAFSMACILLIISAVVAGSQSFIGSVGPMVITAVILHNATGLLGGYWGGRLFGFDESTCRTLALEVGMQNSGLAATLGKLYFSPLAALPGALFSVWHNLSGSLLAGYWSGKTVNKK, encoded by the coding sequence ATGTTCGCTATGATTACCCGACTGTTTCCCTTATGGGCCGTGCTTCTTTCTGCCGTTGCTTATTATCAACCCGCTCCCTTCCTGAGCATCGGCCCGTGGGTGACTTATCTGCTGATGCTGATTATGTTTGGCATGGGCGTTACATTGAATATCAATGATTTCAAACGCGTACTGACCCGGCCAGCGCCGATACTTGCAGGAACCTTTCTCCACTATTTAGTGATGCCGCTGGGTGCCTGGGCGCTGGCTACTTTGTTTAATATGCCGGCGGATCTCGCCGCTGGCATGATTCTGGTCGGCAGCGTCGCCAGCGGCACCGCATCAAATATGATGATCTACCTGGCAAAAGGCGATGTGGCCCTTTCGGTGACCATCTCTTCTGTTTCCGCGCTGGTCGGCGTATTCGCCACGCCGCTGTTAACTAAGCTCTATGTCGACACGCATATTCAGGTGGATGTAGTTGGCATGCTGCTCAGTATTGTCAAAATCGTGGTGGTACCCATCAGCGTTGGCCTGATGATTCATCACGCATGCCATGATTGGGTGAAACGCGTAGCACCTTATCTGCCCGCCTTTTCAATGGCCTGTATTCTGCTGATTATCAGCGCGGTGGTGGCGGGAAGCCAGAGCTTCATTGGCTCGGTCGGGCCAATGGTGATTACGGCGGTGATCCTGCACAACGCTACAGGGCTGCTGGGCGGCTACTGGGGTGGCAGGCTGTTTGGCTTTGACGAATCCACCTGTCGGACGCTGGCGCTGGAAGTGGGGATGCAGAACTCGGGCCTAGCGGCTACGCTGGGCAAGCTGTATTTTTCACCGCTGGCGGCACTTCCTGGGGCGTTGTTTTCCGTCTGGCACAATCTTTCCGGTTCGCTGCTGGCCGGTTACTGGTCCGGCAAAACGGTTAACAAAAAATAA
- a CDS encoding Na/Pi cotransporter family protein, whose amino-acid sequence MLTLLNLLSAVALLVWGSHIVRTGIMRVYGADLRRVLSRSVAKKPMAFVAGIGVTALVQSSNATTLLVTSFVAQELVGLTPALVIILGADVGTALMARLLTFDLSWLSPLFIFFGVVFFLGRKQTHAGQLGRTSIGLGLILLALQLIVAAAAPVTQAAGVKVLFSSLTGDVMLDALLGAVFAIISYSSLAAVLLTATLTATGVISFKVALCLVIGANLGSGLLAMLNNSASNAAGKRVALGSLLFKFIGSLIVLPFIDPLSDILHKLPVNEEELVIFFHVFYNLIRCLMMVPFTGPMATLCCKLIQQEPETDQRLKPRHLDPSALDTPALALVNASRETLRIGDVLEQILTAFGKVVHGEVRQEREIRKLDDDVDVLYTAIKLYLAQMPKEDLPEEDSRRWAEVIEMALNLEMAGDIMERMSVDVAGKSLAARRAFSAEGREELDALLEQLSANLRLSLSVFLSRDITTAKRLRRSKHRFRILNRRYSHKHVDRLHQHNVQSIETSSLHLGLLGDMKRLNSLFCAVAYSVLEQPDDERNEE is encoded by the coding sequence GTGTTAACCCTGCTAAATCTTCTTTCCGCCGTAGCACTGCTGGTCTGGGGATCGCACATCGTGCGAACCGGAATCATGCGGGTTTACGGCGCTGATTTGCGGCGTGTGTTGAGCCGCAGCGTGGCTAAAAAGCCGATGGCTTTTGTCGCCGGAATTGGCGTGACCGCTCTGGTGCAAAGCAGTAATGCTACTACCTTGTTGGTCACCTCGTTTGTTGCTCAGGAGCTGGTCGGGCTTACGCCAGCGCTGGTGATTATCCTGGGCGCGGATGTGGGTACCGCGCTAATGGCGCGCCTGCTGACGTTTGATCTTTCCTGGCTGTCTCCGCTATTTATTTTCTTTGGCGTCGTCTTTTTCCTGGGCCGCAAGCAAACTCATGCCGGTCAGTTGGGCAGAACCAGTATTGGGCTTGGACTGATCCTGCTGGCGTTGCAGTTAATCGTTGCGGCAGCCGCGCCTGTCACCCAGGCAGCCGGGGTCAAAGTGCTGTTCTCCTCGCTGACGGGCGATGTCATGCTGGATGCGCTACTGGGCGCGGTTTTTGCGATTATCAGCTATTCAAGCCTTGCGGCGGTGCTGTTGACGGCAACGCTTACAGCAACCGGCGTTATCTCCTTTAAAGTGGCATTGTGCCTGGTGATTGGCGCTAACCTCGGCAGCGGGCTGCTGGCTATGCTCAATAACAGCGCCTCGAATGCAGCAGGTAAGCGGGTCGCGCTTGGCAGCCTGCTGTTTAAGTTCATTGGTTCGCTTATCGTGCTGCCTTTTATCGACCCGCTGTCGGATATCCTGCATAAATTACCGGTTAACGAGGAAGAGCTGGTCATATTCTTCCATGTTTTCTATAACCTGATTCGCTGTCTGATGATGGTGCCTTTTACCGGTCCAATGGCGACGCTGTGCTGCAAACTGATTCAGCAAGAACCAGAAACCGACCAGCGGCTGAAACCTCGCCATCTTGACCCCAGCGCACTGGACACGCCTGCGCTGGCGCTGGTTAATGCTTCGCGTGAGACGTTACGTATTGGTGACGTGCTGGAGCAGATTCTGACCGCATTTGGCAAAGTGGTTCACGGTGAAGTTCGTCAGGAGCGGGAAATTCGTAAGCTGGACGATGATGTGGACGTGCTGTACACCGCGATTAAACTCTATCTGGCGCAAATGCCCAAAGAAGACCTGCCGGAAGAGGATTCCCGCCGCTGGGCGGAGGTTATCGAAATGGCACTCAACCTTGAGATGGCAGGCGATATTATGGAGCGGATGAGTGTTGATGTGGCTGGTAAATCGCTGGCGGCCCGTCGGGCATTTTCAGCTGAAGGTAGAGAAGAGCTGGATGCGCTGCTGGAACAGCTTTCTGCCAATCTTCGCCTCAGCCTGTCAGTGTTTTTGTCGCGTGATATCACCACGGCCAAACGCCTGCGTCGTTCCAAACATCGCTTTCGTATTCTTAACCGCCGTTATTCACATAAGCATGTTGATCGACTCCATCAACACAATGTGCAGAGCATTGAGACCAGCTCGTTGCACCTGGGATTACTGGGTGATATGAAGCGGCTCAACTCATTGTTTTGCGCGGTGGCTTACAGCGTGCTTGAACAGCCGGACGACGAGCGGAACGAAGAGTGA
- the metA gene encoding homoserine O-acetyltransferase MetA has translation MPIRVPDELPAVNFLRNENVFVMTSSRASVQEIRPLKVLVLNLMPKKIETENQFLRLLSYSPLQIDIQLLRIDSRESRNTPMDHLNNFYCNFEDIQHDNYDGLIVTGAPLGLIEFNDVAYWPQIQRVLHWAKEHVTSTLFVCWAVQAALNILYGIPKQTREKKLSGVYQHQILHPHALLTRGFDDSFLAPHSRYADFPARLIRDYTDLDIFAESEQTGAYLFASKDKRLAFVTGHPEYDALTLAGEYHRDSDAGLNPEVPHNYFPQDNPALSPRASWRSHGNLLFSNWLNYYVYQITPYDLRHMNPTLE, from the coding sequence ATGCCAATCAGGGTACCCGATGAATTGCCAGCAGTGAATTTCCTGCGCAACGAGAATGTCTTTGTGATGACATCTTCACGTGCCAGTGTCCAGGAGATTCGCCCGTTGAAAGTGCTGGTGCTGAATCTGATGCCAAAAAAGATTGAGACAGAAAATCAGTTCCTGCGTCTGCTGTCCTATTCTCCCCTGCAAATCGATATCCAACTGTTACGCATAGACAGTCGTGAATCACGTAATACGCCAATGGATCATCTGAATAACTTCTACTGTAACTTCGAAGATATTCAGCATGATAATTATGACGGACTGATTGTAACTGGTGCACCGCTAGGGCTGATTGAGTTTAATGATGTGGCTTACTGGCCGCAGATCCAGCGCGTATTACACTGGGCGAAAGAGCATGTTACTTCCACATTGTTTGTCTGTTGGGCGGTACAGGCAGCGTTAAATATTCTTTATGGCATACCCAAGCAAACGCGAGAAAAAAAACTATCAGGTGTGTACCAGCATCAGATCCTACATCCTCATGCTTTATTGACCCGCGGTTTTGATGACAGCTTCCTGGCACCACATTCACGCTATGCTGATTTTCCCGCTAGGCTGATACGGGATTACACCGATCTGGATATCTTTGCTGAATCAGAACAAACGGGAGCCTACTTATTCGCCAGTAAGGATAAGCGGCTGGCATTTGTTACCGGTCACCCTGAATACGACGCACTCACGCTTGCCGGAGAGTACCACCGTGACAGCGACGCTGGTCTGAATCCTGAGGTCCCTCATAACTATTTTCCCCAGGACAACCCTGCTCTGTCGCCACGAGCCAGCTGGCGTAGCCATGGCAATCTGCTGTTTTCTAACTGGTTAAACTATTACGTTTATCAGATCACCCCTTATGACTTGCGACATATGAACCCAACCCTTGAGTAG